In Candidatus Binatia bacterium, one DNA window encodes the following:
- a CDS encoding CoA-binding protein, with the protein MILTTPSQRRDLLRRIHTVAMVGASANPLRPSYTVFSYLRTRSDYDVTPINPTIQEIDGVRAFPSLEAYARERGAPDLVDVFRKPAEALGVVREAIALGIPAVWFQYGVVNPEAIALADEAAMSVVVDRCLKVEHARFCGGLSMSGLNSGIITSRRP; encoded by the coding sequence GTGATCTTGACGACGCCGTCGCAGAGGCGCGACCTGTTGCGCCGCATCCACACCGTTGCGATGGTGGGCGCGTCGGCCAATCCGCTGCGCCCCAGCTACACCGTCTTCTCCTACCTGCGCACGCGCTCGGACTACGACGTGACGCCGATCAATCCGACGATCCAGGAGATCGACGGCGTCCGCGCATTTCCGTCGCTTGAGGCATACGCGCGCGAGCGCGGCGCGCCCGACCTGGTCGACGTGTTCCGCAAGCCGGCCGAGGCGCTCGGGGTCGTGCGCGAGGCCATCGCCCTCGGCATACCCGCCGTCTGGTTTCAGTACGGCGTCGTCAACCCGGAGGCGATCGCGCTGGCGGACGAGGCCGCCATGAGCGTCGTAGTCGACCGCTGCCTCAAGGTCGAGCACGCCCGTTTCTGCGGCGGCCTCTCCATGAGCGGCCTCAACAGCGGGATCATCACGTCGCGGCGCCCTTAG
- a CDS encoding multicopper oxidase domain-containing protein — MDSRLFIWPGLIALLAWIGLGALSPSVAAGARPAPTFCGPTTAPRELVEPPDIDVAKLPRNASGEHELILTVHTDGRGIAQRYCYTYAWNGAAQTVAPTIRVHRGEHFAIRIVNDIAGASKADHVASTAIPECMPMAMPAPATNHYVGYLNHKIDDRYMAVPPGDTNLHLHGYEGPELQENIFLSTLSNPLHACEYHVTIPATQPPGTYLYHPHAHGSSDDEVAEGLDGVWIVEPGTPQLPRSAEHVIVVRYRIPFVADNPFAPDGSAFVPAGAAYEASRPVGSPVPFDPFHPPPWPVTYPMTAGGVASDPIGCNGIGSEVLVTLNGAYTPASLDVPAGEPQILRIVNGTSDTGTRLQMRDASGRVVPIRLVGLDGVPISSDPEQPLSKYVATNELMLTSMSRADILFTADPGEKLTLSSEHFCEGKDAFFEMHHDLLKIAAGTVTETPRVTLRSSPAVIADTPAGRLVAYVHAHPTLVRRRAFSFTEYSLPKNGKIPAHQAYYITEITNPDFHEHPFWPQYASGAVVPSNPDIVVKRGSVEEWYLVNTTMESHAFHIHQMAFAQSRSVPGIPLMADTVFVPIGSLLPNRRDPNYPLVKPRVTKIILDFRRVPPGTFVFHCHMLFHEDRGMMGIIRVV; from the coding sequence ATGGACAGCCGGCTTTTTATTTGGCCAGGCCTCATCGCGTTATTGGCCTGGATCGGCCTAGGCGCGCTGTCGCCCAGCGTGGCGGCGGGGGCCCGGCCCGCGCCGACGTTTTGCGGCCCAACCACCGCCCCGCGTGAGCTCGTCGAGCCCCCCGACATCGACGTCGCAAAGCTCCCGCGCAACGCGAGCGGCGAGCACGAGCTGATCCTAACGGTCCACACGGACGGCCGCGGCATCGCGCAGCGCTACTGCTATACGTACGCCTGGAACGGCGCGGCGCAGACGGTCGCTCCGACGATTCGCGTGCATCGAGGCGAGCATTTCGCGATCCGCATCGTGAACGACATCGCCGGCGCAAGCAAGGCGGATCACGTGGCGTCGACCGCGATTCCCGAGTGCATGCCGATGGCGATGCCCGCGCCGGCGACGAACCACTATGTCGGCTACTTAAATCACAAGATAGATGATCGTTACATGGCGGTACCGCCGGGTGACACGAACCTGCACCTTCACGGCTACGAGGGGCCCGAGCTTCAGGAGAACATCTTCCTCTCGACGCTGAGCAACCCGCTGCACGCGTGCGAGTATCACGTCACGATTCCGGCTACGCAGCCACCCGGGACGTACCTGTATCACCCGCACGCGCACGGCTCGTCGGACGACGAGGTAGCGGAGGGTCTCGACGGTGTGTGGATCGTCGAGCCCGGCACGCCGCAGCTGCCACGCTCCGCCGAGCACGTGATCGTCGTGCGTTATCGGATACCATTCGTCGCCGACAATCCGTTCGCGCCCGACGGCAGCGCCTTCGTGCCCGCCGGCGCCGCGTACGAGGCGTCGCGGCCGGTGGGCTCACCGGTTCCGTTCGACCCTTTCCATCCGCCGCCGTGGCCGGTGACGTATCCCATGACGGCCGGTGGGGTGGCGTCCGACCCGATCGGCTGTAACGGCATCGGCTCCGAGGTGCTCGTAACGTTGAACGGCGCGTACACCCCGGCCTCACTCGACGTGCCGGCGGGAGAGCCGCAGATCCTACGAATCGTCAACGGCACATCCGACACCGGGACCAGGCTGCAGATGCGCGACGCGTCCGGGCGGGTCGTGCCGATCAGGCTCGTCGGGCTCGACGGCGTGCCGATCTCGAGCGATCCGGAGCAGCCGCTATCGAAATACGTGGCGACCAACGAGCTCATGCTCACGTCGATGTCGCGTGCGGACATTCTCTTTACGGCCGATCCCGGCGAGAAGCTGACGCTGTCCTCCGAGCACTTTTGTGAAGGCAAAGACGCGTTCTTCGAGATGCATCACGACCTCTTGAAGATCGCGGCTGGAACGGTCACCGAGACGCCGAGAGTAACCTTGCGTTCGAGTCCCGCGGTGATCGCCGACACGCCGGCGGGCCGGCTCGTCGCCTACGTGCACGCGCACCCGACGCTCGTTCGGCGTCGGGCATTCTCCTTTACCGAATACTCGCTTCCTAAGAACGGGAAGATCCCGGCGCACCAGGCATACTACATCACCGAGATCACGAATCCGGACTTCCACGAGCACCCGTTCTGGCCGCAATACGCGAGCGGCGCGGTCGTACCGTCGAACCCCGACATCGTCGTCAAACGCGGATCGGTGGAAGAGTGGTATCTGGTCAACACGACGATGGAATCGCACGCATTCCACATTCACCAGATGGCGTTCGCCCAGAGCCGCAGCGTGCCGGGAATCCCGCTGATGGCCGACACGGTCTTCGTCCCGATCGGCTCACTGCTACCGAACCGCCGCGACCCCAACTATCCGCTGGTGAAGCCGCGCGTGACGAAGATTATCCTCGACTTCCGTCGCGTACCGCCCGGGACGTTCGTGTTCCATTGCCACATGCTGTTTCACGAGGACCGCGGCATGATGGGGATTATTCGGGTCGTTTAG
- a CDS encoding alkaline phosphatase family protein encodes MWQGKAVFMASILACAACAARSSVPVLPSDPQAGISKISHVVWIMQENRSFDNLFQGYPGADTSSSGEDSHGDAIRLAPISFTAGYDIEHSSPSFFKACRGAGELPGTRCRMDGFNHEVLHCYQPCPPHAQYGYVPHTQTKLYFAMAHEYVLADRMFASNLDLSYVSHQYMIAGQANRAVDYPSGPWGCSVPGDRIATLTDRRTYGPTIPVCQDYRTLGDELDAAGRSWRLYAVSRSSQWIAYRSIRHIRFGPDWDENVVTSSEQVIVDVARGRLADVTWVTPSCRHSDHAACGSATGPGWVADVVDAIGESKFWNSTAIFIMWDEWGGWYDHVKPPYEDFDGLGFRVPLLIVSPYAKRGYVSHVQYEHGSILRFIEDRLGLQRLGASDARANSPAADCFDFSQPPRKFLPFERPLSVEDALRAERTEGTQEPDAE; translated from the coding sequence GTGTGGCAAGGCAAAGCGGTCTTCATGGCGTCGATTCTCGCGTGCGCGGCATGCGCGGCGCGCTCGAGCGTACCGGTGCTTCCGAGCGATCCGCAGGCCGGAATATCCAAGATCTCCCACGTGGTCTGGATCATGCAGGAGAACCGCAGCTTCGATAACCTCTTCCAGGGGTATCCCGGCGCGGATACGAGCTCTTCTGGGGAAGACTCGCACGGGGACGCCATCCGGCTCGCGCCGATCTCCTTCACCGCCGGCTACGACATCGAGCACTCATCCCCGTCGTTCTTCAAGGCTTGCCGCGGTGCGGGAGAGCTTCCCGGCACGCGCTGTCGCATGGACGGTTTCAATCACGAGGTCTTGCACTGCTACCAGCCGTGCCCGCCGCACGCGCAGTATGGCTATGTGCCGCACACGCAGACGAAGCTCTATTTCGCGATGGCGCACGAATACGTTTTGGCGGATCGAATGTTCGCTTCGAATCTCGACCTGAGCTACGTGTCGCATCAGTACATGATCGCTGGGCAGGCGAACCGGGCAGTCGACTACCCGAGCGGCCCATGGGGATGCAGCGTCCCGGGCGACCGAATCGCGACGCTGACCGATCGCCGCACGTACGGTCCGACGATTCCCGTTTGTCAGGACTATCGGACCCTCGGCGACGAGCTCGACGCGGCCGGACGTAGCTGGCGGCTCTATGCCGTCTCGCGCTCCTCGCAGTGGATAGCGTACCGTTCGATACGGCACATCCGCTTCGGCCCCGATTGGGACGAGAACGTCGTGACCTCGTCGGAGCAGGTAATCGTCGACGTCGCCCGTGGACGGCTCGCCGACGTGACGTGGGTGACCCCGTCGTGCAGGCACTCCGATCATGCCGCGTGCGGCAGCGCGACCGGCCCGGGGTGGGTCGCCGACGTCGTCGACGCGATCGGCGAGAGCAAGTTCTGGAACTCGACCGCGATCTTCATCATGTGGGACGAGTGGGGCGGATGGTACGACCACGTGAAGCCCCCGTACGAGGACTTCGACGGACTCGGATTCCGCGTGCCGCTGCTGATCGTCTCGCCGTACGCCAAACGAGGCTACGTATCGCACGTGCAATACGAGCACGGCAGCATCCTCCGCTTCATCGAGGACCGCCTCGGCCTGCAACGGCTCGGCGCTAGCGACGCGCGCGCGAACTCGCCCGCCGCGGATTGCTTCGATTTCAGCCAGCCACCTCGCAAATTTCTTCCCTTCGAAAGGCCGTTGTCGGTCGAGGACGCGTTACGCGCCGAGCGCACCGAGGGTACGCAAGAACCCGACGCCGAGTAG
- the rplQ gene encoding 50S ribosomal protein L17 yields the protein MAYKRLSRTDGHRKALLRNLATSLFKHDKIETTSTKAKEISRVAEKCITAAMEGDLAARRHLAEFITEPAVLKKLVEQIAPALKGRTGGYTRITKTRVRQGDAAELSLIELLT from the coding sequence ATCGCATACAAACGGCTCTCGCGTACCGATGGCCACCGCAAGGCGCTGCTGCGCAACCTGGCCACGTCGCTCTTCAAGCACGACAAGATCGAGACGACCTCGACCAAGGCAAAAGAGATCAGCCGTGTCGCCGAAAAATGCATCACCGCCGCAATGGAAGGCGACCTGGCTGCGCGGCGCCACCTGGCCGAGTTCATCACCGAGCCCGCCGTGCTCAAGAAGCTCGTCGAGCAGATCGCGCCGGCGCTCAAGGGGCGAACCGGCGGCTACACCCGCATCACCAAGACGCGCGTGCGACAAGGCGACGCCGCAGAACTCTCGCTCATCGAACTCCTAACGTAA
- a CDS encoding DNA-directed RNA polymerase subunit alpha — translation MLEAPVGASIEVRERRDNYAKFVIEPLERGFGITLGNALRRVLLSSIPGAAVTYMKIDGVLHEFSTIPGMVEDTIALMLNLKGLPVKLNSDEPKVLTLSVSGARDVTAADIVPDADVEILDPSYRLCTLSSKDAKLTMEIGVEKGRGYVMADRQRNVEHMIGLIPLDSIFSPIRKVNFTVDDTRVGQSVDYDRLTVEVETNGSVTPDEALSLAASLMQEELDLFVSFTNRAEPLPETPPNEWDIPVETLNLSVRSFNCLKRAGISKVSELLDLTEDEIMKMRNFGKKSLDEIKQVLAERGLTLRLA, via the coding sequence ATGTTAGAAGCGCCGGTCGGCGCAAGCATCGAAGTGCGCGAACGGCGCGACAACTATGCGAAGTTCGTGATCGAGCCGCTCGAGCGCGGCTTCGGTATCACGCTTGGCAACGCGCTGCGGCGTGTGCTGCTCAGCTCGATTCCGGGCGCCGCCGTGACCTACATGAAGATCGACGGCGTGCTCCACGAGTTCTCGACGATCCCGGGGATGGTCGAGGACACGATCGCGCTGATGCTCAACCTCAAGGGCCTACCGGTCAAGCTGAACAGCGACGAGCCCAAGGTGCTGACGCTTTCCGTCAGCGGCGCGCGCGACGTGACCGCGGCAGACATCGTTCCCGACGCGGACGTCGAGATTCTGGATCCGAGCTATCGGCTGTGCACGCTGTCGTCCAAGGACGCCAAGCTGACGATGGAGATCGGAGTCGAGAAGGGGCGCGGCTACGTGATGGCCGACCGGCAGCGCAACGTCGAGCACATGATCGGCCTGATACCGCTCGATTCGATCTTCTCGCCGATCCGCAAGGTGAACTTCACTGTCGATGACACGCGCGTCGGCCAGAGCGTCGACTACGATCGCCTGACCGTCGAGGTGGAAACGAACGGTTCCGTCACGCCCGACGAGGCGCTCTCGCTGGCGGCATCGCTCATGCAGGAGGAGCTCGACCTATTCGTGTCCTTCACGAATCGCGCCGAGCCGCTGCCGGAGACGCCGCCGAACGAGTGGGACATTCCGGTTGAGACGCTCAACCTATCGGTCCGGTCGTTCAACTGCCTCAAGCGCGCGGGCATCTCGAAGGTCTCGGAGCTGCTCGATCTCACCGAGGACGAGATCATGAAGATGCGAAACTTCGGCAAGAAATCGCTGGACGAGATCAAGCAGGTTCTAGCTGAGAGGGGGCTGACGCTGCGCCTGGCGTAG
- the rpsD gene encoding 30S ribosomal protein S4 yields the protein MSRYTGPVCRLCRRETAASKTGEKIKLFLKGDRCLSRNCAVERRGTAPGQKTTGKSRTKVSEYGRQLREKQKMRRYYGVHETQFKNYFREAARVPGQTGRTFLQLLERRLDNVIYRLNLASSRAQARQLVTHRHFRVNGRIVNIPSYVVRPGDVISIAPASLKSTIFAANLEVAQSRRPPEWLEWNDQDKTAKVLQPPPREQIDTPVDEQLIVEYYSR from the coding sequence ATGTCGCGTTACACCGGTCCGGTTTGCCGTCTCTGCCGCCGCGAGACCGCTGCGAGCAAGACGGGCGAGAAAATCAAGCTGTTCCTCAAGGGCGACCGCTGCCTGTCACGCAACTGCGCGGTCGAGCGGCGCGGGACCGCGCCTGGGCAGAAGACGACGGGCAAGTCGCGCACCAAGGTCTCGGAGTACGGCCGGCAGTTGCGTGAGAAGCAGAAGATGCGCCGCTACTACGGCGTGCACGAGACGCAGTTCAAGAACTACTTCCGCGAAGCTGCGCGCGTGCCAGGCCAGACCGGACGCACGTTTCTGCAGCTCCTCGAACGCCGGCTAGACAACGTGATCTACCGCCTGAATCTTGCGTCCAGCCGCGCGCAGGCGCGTCAGCTCGTGACGCATCGTCACTTCCGGGTGAACGGCCGAATCGTGAACATTCCGTCGTACGTCGTGCGGCCCGGCGACGTGATCTCGATCGCGCCCGCCAGCCTCAAGTCGACGATCTTCGCGGCGAACCTCGAGGTCGCGCAGAGCCGCCGGCCGCCGGAGTGGCTCGAATGGAACGATCAGGACAAGACCGCCAAGGTGCTGCAACCGCCGCCGCGCGAGCAGATCGACACCCCGGTCGACGAGCAACTGATCGTCGAGTACTACTCTCGTTAA
- the rpsK gene encoding 30S ribosomal protein S11, which produces MAAKKQTKSRRKREVKNVQAGVAHVHASFNNTIVTISDPHGGVISWASAGNLGFKGSKKSTPFAAQMAAEAAARKAMEHGMKSTEVLVKGPGAGREAAIRSLQAAGLEITMIKDVTPIPHNGCRPPKRRRV; this is translated from the coding sequence TTGGCTGCCAAAAAGCAAACCAAGTCGCGCCGCAAGCGTGAGGTAAAGAACGTCCAAGCCGGCGTCGCACACGTTCACGCTTCCTTCAACAACACCATCGTTACGATCAGCGACCCCCACGGCGGCGTCATCTCGTGGGCGTCGGCCGGCAACCTCGGCTTCAAGGGATCGAAGAAGTCCACGCCGTTCGCCGCGCAGATGGCCGCCGAGGCTGCGGCGCGCAAGGCGATGGAGCACGGGATGAAGTCCACCGAGGTCCTCGTCAAGGGCCCGGGGGCAGGCCGCGAGGCGGCGATCCGGTCGCTCCAAGCGGCCGGCCTCGAGATCACGATGATCAAGGACGTGACGCCGATTCCGCATAATGGCTGCCGCCCGCCGAAACGGCGCCGGGTCTAA
- a CDS encoding copper amine oxidase N-terminal domain-containing protein produces MKRLSTGVLAALIVALCGLNAVAAPSATQGNNGNGVAQTGSPPPADFGSPPSGQIPILYNDHHVYTKPDILKQGRVLAALVKGGTLLIPLRSMFEQMGATVSWDAGSKTATVSKPGAEVKVTVGKPEVVINGESRPLDVPPMVYQGVVLVPVRVISEGMGAYVQWVPDRHLVVVRYIPATPPPSPAPPPPPAPPPPPPPPPTPHPLRGEAFVAGDYIFSPQVYNEFNAGSHANGGNGGYAVRGGGEFSLGSIPFMLEGSYERWPYPHNCTTINSVPQPNCYVTVVGGNGSSPVTTTSNLYDQDVDARFAVRVLQPRVYIGVGYMWVSNGYGYPNMNAVGFGGEKLPDLNQALSFFGSVWYYPNVKGNGSFAHNTPGGGTITVNLPLAYNILKYQVGVDYVIGNSPVFIEAGWMGDNWSNKQNAPINRTYNGPFAGLGLRVLYP; encoded by the coding sequence GTGAAACGACTGAGCACCGGAGTACTCGCCGCGCTGATTGTAGCGCTGTGCGGGTTGAACGCGGTCGCAGCTCCGTCGGCAACGCAAGGAAACAATGGAAACGGCGTTGCGCAGACAGGCTCGCCGCCGCCGGCAGACTTCGGAAGTCCGCCGTCCGGCCAGATTCCTATTCTTTATAACGATCACCACGTCTACACAAAACCCGACATCCTCAAACAGGGTCGTGTCTTGGCGGCACTCGTCAAGGGCGGCACGCTGTTGATTCCGCTGCGCTCGATGTTCGAACAGATGGGCGCGACGGTTTCGTGGGATGCGGGCAGCAAGACCGCGACGGTGTCGAAGCCTGGCGCCGAGGTCAAAGTTACCGTTGGTAAACCGGAAGTGGTAATCAACGGCGAGTCGCGTCCGCTGGACGTGCCGCCGATGGTTTATCAAGGCGTCGTTCTCGTTCCCGTCCGTGTGATCTCGGAGGGCATGGGCGCGTACGTTCAGTGGGTTCCGGACCGGCATTTGGTCGTCGTACGGTACATCCCGGCGACGCCGCCGCCGAGCCCGGCACCACCGCCGCCCCCCGCTCCGCCGCCGCCACCGCCGCCACCTCCGACTCCGCACCCGCTTCGGGGCGAAGCGTTCGTAGCCGGCGACTACATCTTCTCGCCACAGGTCTACAACGAATTCAATGCGGGAAGCCACGCCAACGGCGGCAACGGCGGATACGCCGTGCGCGGCGGAGGCGAGTTCAGCCTCGGGAGCATCCCGTTCATGCTCGAGGGCTCCTACGAGCGCTGGCCGTATCCGCATAACTGCACGACGATAAACAGCGTGCCGCAGCCAAACTGCTACGTGACGGTCGTCGGTGGAAACGGCAGCTCGCCAGTAACGACGACCAGCAACCTGTACGATCAGGACGTTGACGCGCGGTTCGCCGTGCGGGTCCTGCAGCCGCGCGTCTACATCGGCGTCGGCTACATGTGGGTCTCGAACGGCTACGGCTACCCGAACATGAACGCGGTGGGTTTCGGCGGCGAGAAGCTGCCGGATCTCAACCAGGCGCTGTCGTTCTTCGGCAGCGTGTGGTACTACCCGAACGTCAAGGGCAACGGAAGTTTCGCCCACAACACGCCGGGCGGCGGAACGATCACGGTGAACCTACCGCTCGCGTATAACATCCTGAAGTACCAAGTCGGCGTCGACTACGTGATCGGCAACAGCCCGGTCTTCATCGAGGCCGGCTGGATGGGCGACAACTGGTCGAACAAGCAAAACGCCCCGATCAACCGCACCTACAACGGCCCGTTCGCGGGCCTGGGATTGCGGGTTCTCTACCCGTAG
- a CDS encoding MFS transporter, translated as MRARTANPLALALFWLGVQAVWGALLGISLQARSKELVPADALIAYSRLATTGALVAAITQVAIGFWSDARRRRQSRRIEFYVVGALGGAAALALFYDARTFAALTLAFILLQAALNVAIGPYQAIIPDFVERVRIGGASSWMAALQGIGNAVGALLAALLTNARVLSASLGGLLLATCAVTVSHAARLPLLDAPGEARPPFRVTRPFVDLFISRALVYVGFYTLLGYLLFYVTDVLGVAGLRDASRETGILIVAFTVLGAVGARLAARPTDRVDKRLVATLGAAGFIAGLAVFIASHATAGVAAATLLAGLGWGVFLVADWAIACRVLPPGAMAAAMGIWNLAVVLPQIVAPGFTGLVLQLLHLTLGPDAPRVAFGLALGETLVGIAWLWRLSRCAIGE; from the coding sequence ATGCGTGCGCGCACGGCTAACCCGCTCGCGCTCGCGCTCTTCTGGCTTGGCGTGCAGGCCGTGTGGGGCGCGCTGCTGGGGATCTCCCTGCAGGCTCGCTCGAAAGAGCTCGTCCCCGCCGACGCGCTCATCGCATACAGCCGGCTCGCGACGACCGGCGCGCTCGTGGCCGCGATCACGCAGGTCGCGATCGGGTTCTGGTCGGACGCGCGCCGCCGCCGGCAGAGCCGACGCATTGAGTTCTACGTCGTCGGGGCGCTCGGCGGGGCCGCCGCGCTCGCGTTATTCTACGACGCCCGCACGTTCGCGGCGCTGACGCTCGCGTTCATCCTTCTGCAGGCCGCCCTCAACGTCGCGATCGGGCCGTACCAGGCGATCATTCCCGACTTCGTCGAGCGCGTGCGCATCGGCGGGGCGTCATCCTGGATGGCGGCGTTGCAGGGAATCGGTAACGCGGTAGGCGCGCTGCTGGCAGCCCTTTTAACGAACGCGCGCGTGCTCAGCGCGTCGCTGGGCGGCCTCCTGCTGGCGACTTGCGCCGTCACGGTGTCACACGCGGCGCGCCTGCCGCTGCTCGATGCCCCTGGCGAGGCGCGACCCCCGTTTCGCGTCACGCGGCCGTTCGTGGACCTCTTCATCTCGCGCGCGCTCGTGTACGTCGGCTTCTACACGCTCCTTGGCTATCTGCTGTTCTATGTTACGGACGTTCTCGGCGTCGCGGGGTTGAGAGACGCGAGCCGGGAGACCGGGATCCTGATCGTAGCCTTTACGGTCCTCGGAGCGGTCGGTGCACGACTGGCGGCGCGCCCGACCGATCGCGTCGACAAACGGCTCGTCGCGACGCTGGGCGCAGCCGGCTTCATCGCCGGATTAGCGGTCTTCATCGCCTCCCACGCGACTGCAGGCGTGGCCGCGGCCACGCTGCTGGCTGGCCTGGGGTGGGGCGTCTTTCTGGTGGCCGATTGGGCCATCGCGTGCCGGGTTCTCCCGCCCGGCGCCATGGCAGCGGCCATGGGAATCTGGAACCTCGCCGTCGTCCTGCCGCAGATCGTGGCGCCCGGGTTCACCGGGCTCGTCCTGCAGCTGCTGCATCTGACGCTCGGCCCCGACGCCCCCCGAGTGGCGTTCGGCCTGGCGCTTGGTGAGACTTTGGTAGGAATCGCCTGGCTGTGGCGTTTATCTCGTTGCGCGATAGGGGAATAA
- a CDS encoding nucleotidyltransferase family protein, with protein MKAVITAGGRIDGPFAEAAGTRVKALAPVRGQTMLSRMIAALRATGAARIAVVGGDEVRAACGAQIDRFVDESVSGSENLLRALRAWPDDGETLLYATSDLPYVTPGAIETFAARVPSGALAIALAEFPDFQLRFPDAPPSYGITLAGERVVNGGVFLLPAGSTQRVAAIAARFFDARKRPWQMAGLVSPVVLIRFLLRRLSVADLEALAVRVLQMPARAVRGCAAELAYDVDTFAEYGYACAHG; from the coding sequence GTGAAAGCGGTGATCACCGCCGGCGGCCGGATCGACGGTCCCTTCGCGGAGGCGGCGGGCACGCGCGTGAAGGCGCTGGCGCCCGTGCGCGGGCAGACGATGCTGTCGCGCATGATTGCGGCGTTACGTGCGACGGGCGCCGCCCGCATCGCAGTGGTCGGGGGCGACGAGGTGCGCGCGGCGTGCGGCGCGCAGATCGACCGGTTCGTCGACGAAAGCGTTTCCGGAAGCGAGAACCTGCTGCGCGCGCTGCGCGCCTGGCCCGACGACGGCGAAACGTTGCTCTACGCGACCAGCGATCTGCCCTACGTGACGCCCGGGGCGATCGAAACTTTCGCCGCCCGCGTCCCTTCCGGAGCGCTGGCCATCGCGCTCGCGGAGTTCCCCGATTTTCAGCTGCGTTTTCCGGATGCGCCGCCATCCTACGGCATCACGCTGGCCGGCGAGCGCGTCGTGAACGGCGGCGTGTTCCTACTTCCCGCGGGAAGCACGCAACGCGTCGCGGCGATCGCGGCGCGCTTCTTCGACGCGCGCAAGCGGCCGTGGCAGATGGCGGGCCTCGTGAGCCCGGTCGTGTTGATCCGTTTCCTACTGCGCCGCCTGAGCGTGGCGGATCTCGAGGCGCTGGCGGTCCGCGTCTTGCAGATGCCGGCGCGCGCGGTTCGGGGCTGCGCGGCCGAGCTCGCCTACGACGTGGACACCTTCGCTGAGTATGGCTATGCGTGCGCGCACGGCTAA
- the rpsM gene encoding 30S ribosomal protein S13: protein MARIAGIDLPREKRVEVALTYIYGIGATSARKLLQHAGVDPNVRVKAMTEEDEKKLRDAIDSLQLRVEGDLRREVQGNIKRLMDIGCYRGLRHRRGLPVRGQRTKTNARTRKGPKRTVAGKKKTVAKK, encoded by the coding sequence ATGGCTCGTATTGCTGGTATCGATCTGCCGCGTGAGAAGCGCGTGGAAGTCGCGCTGACGTACATCTACGGAATCGGCGCGACGTCTGCGCGCAAGTTGCTGCAGCACGCCGGAGTCGACCCGAACGTGCGCGTGAAAGCGATGACCGAAGAGGACGAGAAGAAGCTGCGCGACGCGATCGATTCGCTGCAGTTGCGCGTCGAGGGCGACCTCCGGCGCGAGGTGCAGGGCAACATCAAGCGCCTCATGGACATCGGATGCTATCGTGGGCTGCGCCACCGGCGCGGCCTGCCCGTGCGCGGCCAGCGCACCAAGACCAACGCGCGCACGCGCAAGGGACCCAAGCGTACTGTAGCCGGCAAGAAAAAGACGGTCGCCAAGAAATAG
- the rpmJ gene encoding 50S ribosomal protein L36 has product MKVRPSVKKICEKCKIIRRHGRVRVICEVNPKHKQVQG; this is encoded by the coding sequence ATGAAAGTCAGACCGTCAGTAAAGAAAATTTGTGAAAAGTGTAAGATCATTCGCCGGCACGGCCGGGTGCGGGTGATCTGTGAGGTCAATCCAAAACATAAGCAGGTTCAGGGTTAA
- the infA gene encoding translation initiation factor IF-1: protein MEVEGTIVEPLPNAMFRVELTNGHRVLAHVSGKIRMNFIRILPGDRVLVELSPYDLTHGRITYRYK, encoded by the coding sequence ATCGAGGTCGAGGGGACGATCGTCGAACCCCTGCCTAACGCGATGTTCCGCGTCGAGCTAACGAACGGGCATCGCGTCCTGGCGCACGTTTCCGGAAAGATCCGGATGAATTTCATCCGAATTCTGCCTGGTGATCGCGTCCTCGTAGAGCTCTCGCCGTACGACCTAACCCACGGCCGAATAACCTATCGCTATAAGTAG